The Corallococcus silvisoli genome contains the following window.
GTCACGGCCAGGCCCAGGACCAGCATGCTGGGCAGCAGCTTCTTGAAGCTCCGGTGCTTCCTCTGATTCGACATGTAAACCCTCGGGTAGGGTGCGTTTGAAATGAGAACGATTCTCATTTTCAAACGCGTTGACGGGGCGCCTGAGTAGACCGCGAGTCCGGTGAAGTCAAGGCATCGGCCGACTGACACACGGTGCTGTTCATTGCGTCGAGAATGATTGTCAGTCTCAACTTTGGCTGGTACTTCGACGGGCATGAGTGTCTTTCGAACCCGTCCCGAAGCGCCCTCCTGGCTGGGAGTGAGGGCCCTGGCGTTCACCGCGGTGCTGTGCGTGGCGTGCAGCGACGGCAAGCCCAAGCCGGTGCCGCCTCCGCCCGAGGGCGTGGATGTGCGCGTCGACCTGCTGAAGGCGGCGGGTGATTGCATCCTGGGGACGGCGCGGGACTTCCTGCCCAAGGCCACGACGTTGGAGCAGAGGACGGCGGCGCTCCGGGACGCCCCGGACGCGGCGGCCCAGGCGGCGGCGCGCACGGCGTTCCATGAGGCGATGGACGTCTGGCAGACGATGGAGGCGATGCAGGTGGGGCCGGCGGCGCCGCGCAGCAGCCCGGGTGGCGCGGAGATCCGCGACAACATCCACTCGTTCCCGCTCTACAACCGGTGCTCCATCGAGGAGCAGATCGTCTCCAGGGGCTACGAGTCGGCCAGCTTCTCCACCAGCCTGGTGACGCGGCGCGGGTTCCTGGCGCTGGAGTACCTGCTGTTCTACGAGGGCGCGGAGACGGTGTGCGGGCCCAACTCCGCCATCGTGGCGCAGGGCACGTGGGCGGCGCTGTCCGCGGAGGAGCGGGCGGCGCGCAAGCGGGCCTACGCGGCGGTGGTGGCGGCGGACGTGCGCAATCGCGCGCAGGCGCTGGTGGATGCGTGGGCGCCGGAGAGCGGCGACTTCCTGAAGACGCTGGCGACGGCGGGCTCCGGCAACAAGGTGTTCCCGACGACGCAGGTGGCGCTCAACGCGATGAGCGACGCGCTCTTCTACGTGGAGCGCGAGGGCAAGGACCAGAAGCTGGCGCGTCCGCTGGCGCTGCGCGACTGCGCGTCGGACACCTGTCCGGAGCTGCTGGAGTCGCAGTTCGCGGGCCGCTCGAAGCAGAACCTGCACCTGAACCTGGTGGGCTTCCGGCGCATCGTGGACGGCTGCGGGCCGGACTACACGGGCATCGGCTTCGACGACGTGCTGGCGGCGGCGGGCGCGGAGGCGGTGGCCACGCGGCTGCGGCAGCAGGTGTTGGAGGCGGAGGCGGCGCTGGCCGCGGTGGAGGAGGACGACCTGCGGCAGGCGCTGGCGCAGGACAAGGCGTCCGTGCAGGCGGTCTACACCGAGTTCAAGGGCATCACGGACCTGTTGAAGACGGACTTCATCACCACGCTGGACCTGGAGCCGCCCGCGGGCCTCGAGGGAGACAATGACTGACGCGCCTGGCGCCGGGGGCGTGACGTCCTCGCGCCCCGTGGCGCGGGTGTGGGCGTGGTTGCTGTCGCCCCGGGACATCGCCGCGCTGGCGGCGTTCCGGGTGGCGCTGGGCCTGCTCATCGCCGTTTCGGCGGTGCGCTTCCTGGCCTACGGCTGGGTGGGCGTGCTGTTCGCGCAGCCTCGGTTCCGCTTCACCTATTGGGGGTTCGGCTGGGTGCCCGTCATCCCAGGCCCTTGGATGCCCGCGCTCTTCGTGGCGCTGGGCGTGCTGGGGGTGCTGTTGATGGTGGGGCTGTTCTACCGGGTCACGGTGGTGCTGCTCTTCGCGGTGTTCGCGTACGTGCAGCTGCTGGACGTGACGAACTACCTCAACCACTACTACCTCGTGAGCCTGCTGCTGGCGCTGTTGTGCTTCGTGCCGGCGCACCGGGCCTTCTCCGTGGACGCGTGGCGCAAGCCCGCGCTGCGGAGCGACTGGCTGCCGGC
Protein-coding sequences here:
- a CDS encoding imelysin family protein, with amino-acid sequence MSVFRTRPEAPSWLGVRALAFTAVLCVACSDGKPKPVPPPPEGVDVRVDLLKAAGDCILGTARDFLPKATTLEQRTAALRDAPDAAAQAAARTAFHEAMDVWQTMEAMQVGPAAPRSSPGGAEIRDNIHSFPLYNRCSIEEQIVSRGYESASFSTSLVTRRGFLALEYLLFYEGAETVCGPNSAIVAQGTWAALSAEERAARKRAYAAVVAADVRNRAQALVDAWAPESGDFLKTLATAGSGNKVFPTTQVALNAMSDALFYVEREGKDQKLARPLALRDCASDTCPELLESQFAGRSKQNLHLNLVGFRRIVDGCGPDYTGIGFDDVLAAAGAEAVATRLRQQVLEAEAALAAVEEDDLRQALAQDKASVQAVYTEFKGITDLLKTDFITTLDLEPPAGLEGDND